A genomic segment from Desulfurobacterium indicum encodes:
- a CDS encoding tRNA (5-methylaminomethyl-2-thiouridine)(34)-methyltransferase MnmD, translating into MIKKIITADGSPTFFSEEYGEPYHSVTAGAFRESEEKFIKPCKIIESLKKRDLKILDVCFGLGFNSMSAVKAAFECGGKLLIVGFEKDIEVIKASLQLDWGDMSAFKFFLSGLLKNRSFEDGFLTLNYFDGKIGIKVFIGEGREVVKKIYRNFGDFFDVVFHDPFSPKVNPELWTLDFFKYISEMVKEGGVLATYSSSLPVRKALLMAGFGVREGVAVGRKSKSTVAVKGRKSLLPDKFKKKLETSLFSVPYRDLFLNDPPALIRNRRSGCIHILESVYPFECLY; encoded by the coding sequence ATGATAAAAAAAATAATAACGGCAGACGGCTCTCCTACCTTCTTTTCGGAAGAGTATGGAGAGCCTTATCATTCTGTAACTGCGGGAGCATTCAGAGAGTCTGAAGAAAAATTCATAAAACCCTGCAAAATTATTGAATCTCTGAAAAAGAGAGATTTAAAGATTCTTGATGTCTGCTTTGGTCTCGGTTTTAATTCCATGTCTGCCGTTAAGGCTGCTTTTGAATGCGGGGGAAAACTTTTAATTGTCGGTTTTGAGAAGGATATTGAAGTAATAAAGGCTTCTCTTCAGCTTGACTGGGGAGATATGTCTGCTTTTAAATTTTTTTTGAGTGGACTTTTAAAAAATCGCTCTTTTGAAGATGGTTTTTTGACCCTTAACTACTTTGATGGAAAAATTGGGATAAAGGTTTTTATAGGTGAAGGAAGAGAAGTTGTAAAGAAAATTTATAGGAATTTTGGGGATTTTTTTGACGTTGTTTTTCACGATCCCTTCTCTCCGAAGGTGAATCCTGAGCTGTGGACACTTGATTTTTTTAAGTATATATCGGAAATGGTGAAGGAAGGCGGGGTGCTTGCTACCTATTCTTCCTCTCTTCCTGTTAGGAAAGCTCTTCTTATGGCAGGTTTTGGTGTTAGAGAGGGAGTTGCTGTCGGGAGGAAAAGTAAAAGCACGGTCGCGGTTAAAGGAAGGAAGAGTTTGCTTCCAGATAAGTTTAAAAAGAAGCTTGAAACTTCTCTTTTTTCTGTTCCTTACAGGGATCTTTTCTTAAATGATCCGCCGGCTCTTATCCGAAACCGGCGGAGCGGTTGTATTCACATTTTAGAAAGTGTATATCCTTTTGAGTGCTTGTATTAA
- a CDS encoding MarR family transcriptional regulator, which yields MAELTEKEKAVFEFMKEKGKPVRPGDVAKTLGMESKEVSKIIKSLREKGLVNSPKRCYYAPVEG from the coding sequence ATGGCCGAGTTAACTGAAAAGGAAAAGGCTGTTTTTGAATTCATGAAAGAGAAAGGCAAACCTGTTCGTCCCGGTGATGTTGCAAAAACGCTGGGAATGGAAAGCAAAGAGGTTTCTAAAATTATCAAATCATTAAGAGAGAAGGGGCTCGTAAACTCTCCTAAAAGGTGCTACTACGCCCCTGTTGAAGGTTAA